A region from the Algoriphagus machipongonensis genome encodes:
- a CDS encoding YraN family protein has protein sequence MAEHNRSGQLAEEMAAQWLISKGYQLLEKNYRHGYAEIDLILTHKKLLVFVEVKFRSGTGFGYAEEFVDYTKRKLIIKAADHYIHEKNWKSDIRFDIVGVYRDRTGAINYRHFEDAFY, from the coding sequence ATGGCTGAACATAATAGATCTGGTCAGTTGGCAGAAGAAATGGCAGCACAATGGCTGATCAGTAAAGGATATCAACTTTTAGAGAAAAATTATCGCCATGGGTATGCAGAAATTGATTTGATCTTAACCCATAAAAAACTTTTGGTATTTGTGGAGGTGAAGTTTCGTTCTGGTACAGGGTTTGGATATGCAGAAGAGTTTGTGGATTACACCAAGCGTAAACTTATTATCAAAGCGGCAGATCATTACATCCATGAAAAAAACTGGAAATCAGATATCCGTTTTGATATTGTTGGCGTTTACAGAGACAGAACAGGTGCCATAAACTATAGGCATTTTGAAGATGCATTTTATTAA
- a CDS encoding 3'-5' exonuclease produces MANFFDQLGDILFLDIETASLSDKFENLPPRLQDEWIKKEKLIQTENGKIEPGALYFDRAGIHAEFGQVICVGVGYFQWKKKDKKLIFRSKVFSNEDERELLLDFNTLLEKKKWILCAHNGKEFDFPYLCRRMLVQGVTLPEPLQIAGKKPWEVRHLDTLELWKFGDYKHYTRLELLAAVFGIPTSKDDLDGSQVNTTFHLEKNINRIKKYCRKDVEVTARVYLAMHPQLDEMELEMVHLEDSPKDHKD; encoded by the coding sequence ATGGCTAATTTTTTTGATCAATTAGGAGACATCCTTTTTTTGGACATTGAAACAGCTTCATTGTCTGATAAATTTGAGAACCTTCCCCCGAGGTTGCAGGATGAATGGATCAAAAAAGAAAAGCTTATCCAAACTGAAAATGGCAAAATAGAACCTGGAGCCCTATATTTTGACAGGGCAGGAATCCATGCAGAATTTGGACAGGTAATCTGCGTAGGTGTGGGTTATTTTCAATGGAAGAAAAAAGATAAAAAGCTGATTTTCCGATCTAAAGTTTTTTCCAATGAGGATGAAAGGGAACTTCTTTTAGACTTTAACACTTTATTAGAGAAGAAAAAATGGATTCTCTGTGCACATAATGGAAAGGAATTTGATTTCCCTTACCTTTGCAGGAGAATGTTGGTACAAGGAGTCACACTTCCTGAGCCCTTGCAGATTGCAGGGAAAAAACCTTGGGAAGTTAGGCATCTGGATACCTTAGAGCTTTGGAAGTTTGGAGATTACAAACATTACACCCGACTAGAACTTTTAGCTGCAGTTTTCGGAATCCCAACATCCAAAGATGACTTAGATGGCAGTCAAGTCAATACCACTTTTCACTTAGAAAAAAATATCAACCGAATCAAAAAGTACTGCCGAAAAGACGTAGAAGTGACTGCCCGCGTTTATTTGGCAATGCACCCACAGCTTGATGAAATGGAGCTGGAGATGGTACACTTAGAAGATTCACCCAAAGATCATAAAGATTAA
- a CDS encoding YSC84-related protein, protein MKKIIFTALFAVVAVYSFAQSSKKDEQIIEDSQEAKEAFLEDDEGMSQFFENSYAYIILPNVGKGGLGIGGAAGNGVAFEQGEMIGFAKMTQVTIGFQAGGQLYSEVVFFETKEKFDRFKESKIEMAAQVSAVAAASGASLNAEYVDGVAVFTRTKGGLMYEASVGGQQFKYRAQ, encoded by the coding sequence ATGAAAAAAATTATTTTTACAGCGCTTTTTGCAGTAGTTGCTGTTTACTCGTTTGCCCAATCTTCTAAAAAAGATGAGCAGATAATTGAAGATAGTCAAGAAGCAAAGGAAGCCTTTTTAGAAGATGATGAAGGTATGTCTCAGTTTTTTGAGAATTCCTATGCTTACATCATCCTCCCAAATGTGGGCAAAGGAGGTCTAGGTATAGGTGGCGCTGCAGGCAATGGTGTGGCATTTGAGCAGGGAGAAATGATCGGTTTTGCTAAAATGACGCAGGTGACAATAGGTTTTCAGGCTGGTGGGCAGTTGTATAGCGAGGTGGTGTTTTTTGAGACCAAAGAAAAGTTTGATCGATTCAAAGAGAGTAAAATAGAAATGGCCGCTCAGGTTTCTGCAGTAGCAGCAGCTTCAGGTGCATCTTTAAACGCCGAGTATGTTGATGGAGTGGCAGTTTTTACCCGAACCAAAGGTGGACTGATGTATGAAGCATCTGTGGGAGGGCAGCAGTTTAAATACCGAGCCCAATAA
- the lipB gene encoding lipoyl(octanoyl) transferase LipB, which yields MNEIINKKVEFRDLGKMDYQEAWDFQESVFASIVDTKIKNRNLPSDQQEPTNNYIFFVEHPHVYTLGKSGKEAHLLLNEAGLKDHQAVFYKINRGGDITYHGPGQLVGYPLLDLDNFFTDIHKYLRYLEEAIINTLAEYGVETGRIEGLTGVWIDHLEQKNPRKICAMGVKSSRWVTMHGFALNINVDLSYFGHIVPCGIEDKAVTSLSQELGRKIDMEEIKGKLLAQLEKQFEMDLKLQA from the coding sequence ATGAACGAAATTATTAATAAAAAGGTAGAATTCCGAGATTTAGGGAAAATGGATTACCAAGAAGCATGGGATTTTCAGGAGTCTGTTTTTGCTAGTATTGTGGATACTAAAATCAAAAACAGAAACCTTCCTTCAGATCAACAGGAACCTACTAACAACTATATTTTCTTTGTTGAGCATCCTCATGTTTACACCTTAGGAAAAAGCGGAAAAGAAGCGCACCTACTTCTTAACGAAGCTGGTTTAAAAGATCATCAAGCGGTTTTTTACAAAATAAATCGCGGTGGTGACATCACTTATCATGGACCTGGCCAATTGGTTGGTTACCCTTTATTAGACCTTGATAATTTCTTTACCGACATCCACAAATACTTGAGATATCTGGAAGAGGCCATTATTAATACCTTGGCAGAATATGGTGTAGAAACAGGGAGAATTGAAGGATTAACGGGAGTTTGGATTGATCATTTGGAGCAAAAGAATCCAAGAAAAATCTGCGCAATGGGAGTCAAATCCAGCCGTTGGGTGACCATGCATGGTTTTGCTTTAAATATAAATGTGGACTTGAGTTATTTTGGACACATTGTCCCATGTGGAATTGAAGACAAAGCAGTGACATCACTCAGCCAAGAGTTAGGTAGAAAAATCGATATGGAAGAAATAAAAGGAAAATTATTAGCTCAACTTGAGAAGCAATTCGAAATGGATTTAAAACTTCAAGCATGA